Part of the Plasmodium vinckei vinckei genome assembly, chromosome: PVVCY_13 genome, AAACGACTAAgcttaaaaataacaatcaACAAAATGGCGtcaatgataaaaaattagaccaaaatataaataaaaatgatgaggAAAGATATACCTCAgacaatgaaaaaataacatcTGGCATACACAtaaatgattatataaatcagAACGAAGACGAAGAAGATAATGATGTAACTATTATAGATAAAgcaaatgaaaatagtaacaaacaaattaataaacatatttatgaaatagAATCCAGTCCAAAACCTAAGAGAACTACTAAGTTAACAAAATTACAACCAATCGCGAAAAACGAAAATGGAAAAAccgtaaataataatgaaggtaaaaatatacatccAAATCAATTACCTAAAGAATCAGTAGATCATTCTTTAAACAgttcattaaataataacaatgctgaagataatgatgatatatctattatatcagaaaataaaatgaaaatgaattattttgatgAACATGATGAAGATGACGATGACTCTATTTCTGACATAATGCCAGGAATGTCACCTATGAAGatgcaaaaaaaaggaagGAGCGAATTATCAACCCCCATTTCGTACGCTGATGATTTGATGAATTTCTGATCCAtgattgttttattttttacgtAATATTTAGTgtacatgcatatatacatatttatgtatgtCAAATTGGCTTAATgcctattttttattttcaacagtcaattatgttattaatgtgaaaaaaataacaaattgtatttaaaagtttcaaacatattttatttcaattaTGTAGCTCTGCTACTAAAGAAACGAAATAACTacttatacataaaaaaaaagttcaaatgtaatatcatatttttagaacaaaatttatcataataaatgaaaattcaACTTACTAAAAACAAATGTATATAGTACTGTGTTTAATTATGCTTCATATATCCATAGATTTACAcctcaaataataaaattgtaagTAGAACAActtgtaatatatataggtaAATGAAGTGATTTGCATTATGTATacttcattttatttatctcTTACCCCCAAATTATACTTAATAAATATCAGTCAAATGACTAGTATGGTCTAATTTCAAAATACTTATACGTTTTTGATCGTTTTCTTGGTGTTCTACCATGTTTTCCACCTCCTCCTCTACCTCTACCTTTTCTATAACTTCCAATAAAATGATGATCTGTATATGCTTGGTCAAATGATTTGgcttcttttaatttatcaaCAAAagctttttttaatattttatttttgttgtaCCATAAATTTAAACCTGTAATTTCTGTGTTTATTGGAAATTGTTGTCTTTGCGGGTGTAGAGATTTATCATTAggtaaataatatggaGAATATTTACCtgattctttatttttatataattcatataatctttttttttttaaatgttgAAATATagcataataataatcacTTTGTTGAAACCTCGACATGAATATTTTCCATGGTAATGTAAAATTCCTTACATTTGGATgggataaataaaaatacataacatttcttaatttttctCCGAAATTGGATCGAAGTTCTTCTGGGGGAGTTCGCAAAATATAGTTATCAAATCCTCCTGCATCATCAATAGCATGTAATGCACTAGTTGTTATACGGACGCTTGGTATAATAGTATTTAATATGTTACTTactatatgttttttaaatacattaggttttatttttattcttgttttttttaaagaatatGATACTTtagtataataattataatctTCATCATGGTAAAGACCAGTTTGTGATGCTGCTGATGGTACTCTACCATATGCCTTAACAGGAATAGGatgaattatttgtttttttttgaatccCTTTTTATGACTTTTTCCAAGCCttcttaaatattttccgaataaatttaaatttttaggcatatttttataggctaaataatgatatcataaaaaatcgaagcttgtttttacttttttttctctgaTTATTTCGTAATCAAATacatctttatattttcagtTTCTGTTATTCCATCATTTAGCCTCATTTAATGGCATTTCCTTTGCtctttcctttttttaacttttcaTTAGATAgtaacaattttattttaaagcaAATTCATGTTTTTCATCTCTATGGCATGCacacttatatatatttatgtttgtataagatatatatgtaaaggATGCACACTTTaagatatattaattatatctgttgatttttataacataaatgtagcataaaaaaataaatatatattcatcaaATTAATAAGGTATCCAACGAATATCAAAGTATAGCAAACTCCgtgttaataaaacaaaggATGAACAATAGGTCGctcattttaaaaattgccTTTTTTGGAgaaatcaaataatatacgaaattaaataataatttttttaataagaaataaaatggtTCCTTTTTTTGAAAGAACATATTTGTAATTATGTGAATATAGGAAAAAATTGatttatcataaaaaaaaaagaatgaataaaatagcAAGTATACAATTGCTTTATAAGGGaatatctatattatatatatatgtagcTGTTTGGTACTTTCTACACATAATGCCTTACAATAGAGTAATATATAGTCATAATTTCTTAGCAACTATACctttactttttataatatttgttctattttcctttttgcTGATCAACATCAATCTTTTGTGCTTGCTTTATACGCCAGGCAATCTCTAGCATAATGAATGGTGAAATAAAGGCATATAAATCCATTATTCAATgtattgaaaaaatgagCATTATGCTTATTTTAACGTTTTTATCATCCCTTTAGTTTTATTTCCCtatatgtattttcttTGCATGGGTAAAGCAAAACCGATGAGCAATACGAATGCATTAccaattgaaaaaaataattgtacACATGGctattgataaaaaaaaattacatagTTATTGCTATAAGAATTaccattaatattataagcgttctttttatataagttTAAGATACATAAACaattcgaaaaaaaaaaaaaagaaaccattattttaaaataactaaattataaaagagACGTAATAGAGAGATCCTgtatataagaaaataaaaattatacataaaaaatgagagagataataaaatggaaagagaaaatatgggtaaataaaacaaaattatatttggCTTTTCCTCGGGGTTATCATTTCCTGTTGTTCCAGGTCGATGTTaaggaaaaatatttggccaatatatcatatgttttatttactaCATAATATTCCGGAAAGAATTGCATTTGCAAAAGTTTAATGTCCCCTTGAACCTCTTTAAACATAAAGACATATGGATTTTCCCATAGGGAAAGATCTCTAGTTTCATCGTCTCCTTTATCAAGAATATTTTCTAAGCCCCTTAATATACTCTTACAAAGTTTAACACTTCCATTATTCATTGGATCTGATTCGCTAACTAATTCTAACATGTCCGCAATAAGTTGCATACATATGTTTTGTCCAAATCGATTTGTAGTAGCTGTAcatgaaataatataccCCACTTGCTTTTGATTAGCTTTTGATAAGCATGCACATACAGCATAAGCAGCTTCAATTTTTGTGTTAAAGTCGTTATCAGTTTGAAAGATTTCAACTAATAGTGGAAACACGtcgttttttattaaaagcTCAACTTCTGATGTAGTTTCACAACCAATGTTTCCCAATGCATTACATGCCCTTGCTCTAGCTCCAGGTTTAATTTTAgtgttatttaaaatttttttcaaagcTTTTATAACATTGCAAGATATAAGTATACATATTTGTTGATGGTTAGCTGCGTATGCaatttttgatataataGATAAAGCTTCAAATGCTAAATCTGGGTTTGAAGACTCACAAAGGATTACAGCATTGTGCAATATATCAGTTTTAAGTAAAACATCTATACCTACTTGATTTTCACATATAGTTATACATATAGAACtagttaaaaataatatcctTTCGTCACTCATTTTTATGCAAATTGATAAATAGTTAGTTATAGTTTCTAGTTCCCTTAAAAAggatttttcatataattggCATGCTGAAacataaaacatttttaaccCATATACTACTAAAGTATAACAAACTCGAACTCCATTTAAATTGGGGATATTTTCAACAGATTTTAATAGCATTTCTACAATTCCTATATTATCaattaaatcattttttaatttagaTATATCATACATCATAATGGTTCTTAATAAGGATATGATTAATTGGACAATTAATGATGCGTTTACTTTTTCACATGATTTAtggcatatattttttagcatATAAACTGtgcatgtatataattcatCTACAACATCTTGCTtgattttttcattttgatcACAACAaccaaatattataataagtaATGTTAATGCTTCTACTATTATTTCGTcattatgaaatatataattataaagcaatgattttatattatttattatattcatttcgAATATATCacttaaatttatatctatCACATTTTCTCGAGTTAAGCATTTAtctaataaatgaaaatactCATCCACATCATTTATACTCTTACAATTAGTAAATATCATcgaatttaaaattttaaaattcatTGGTGTATTATTTCCATAGCTATTTAATCCATTGCTACTATTACAATtgtttgtattattattgttattactatttatcccattattcatattatcattattattataattattttggaAAAAGGAATTACTCATTGTATTATTGTTactgttattattattaaggttgttattattatttgtttctgaatcattttgttcatttgcatttttatCCTGAGTATTTAGCATAGTACACCCtctatttaataaattttttttataatcattactatttttatatttataatgcaATGAAGCATATACTAACCTAATAcctttaattttatcttCAACTTTTGAACTTTCAAGTAAATTACTCAcattctttattatatttgtacTTATGCTAAAGGAACTTTCCATTTGATTTACTAAGATGTCAATAgattcatcatttttattcatttgaCTAAAACTTGAAGTATTTTGCTCGTTCCCattgtttataaaagagggacaattattattattaccgTTGTTGTTGTTTATCAtgcttatattatttttatctttatcaatgtttaaatttaaattattattgttattattattatttaaaaaatacgGCATACATGTAGAGGAAGAATTTGCAAAATTGGAATTGTTCATTCCTATAACatcttattttataaaactgGGTGCCtctttatttgtaaaaagAGGCAAACGCTAATGTTGAGGCGTattggaaaaatatataaatttttagttctactatgtatatataatataagcAAAATTCGATTAGGTTTTGCAAAAATTGACGTTGTAAGGTAGTTTTGCATAAAATTTAGACATAAAAGTTaatgcaaatatatatatataaatacgtatatatatttgtttatttattaaacaaAGGAAACTTCTATTTGTTGAATATGCAACttaaataacaataatcgtaataaaaattcaaatgtaaacaaaatatgtttCAAATTTATCTTAATaacaatgataaaaaaacgaaaaatgtattatttgcatatatGCAGTGTACTACCTTGTATATTTGAgatcatatataatatatgtatatttatttatcgATATGCATACACTTGTATATGTATAGGAGCCTGGTGTGCCCAGAAAATGTATGATATTtcaatgtatatttatttttaagtatTAATTCGACTTTAAATATAACTATGCATacacatatgcatatttctATGTGTAATGTAAATCAAATAcacattaaaaatttaagcAAGCTTCTTCACTTTATAAtgttatatgtatatgtgtgttttaaatatatatagtaatacttatgtatattatacatagacttttttgtattgctttttttatctttctAAATACAATACTATTAAAATGACGTTTTACATTATACTGTGAAAATTAGCATTTcgtgtaaaaaataaaataaataataatagcagCCAAATGTCGTAAATGAATTTTAATTCTGATTACtcatatgtacatatttgtttgtatatattgtataCCTATACATGATTCATACatgtttttaattaaattttttgaacaTGCAATTGAAACATGAAATGTGGTTTttacatatgtataatttatGCCGAAAATTAAACAAAGTAAAAGCGTTAATATGTACAATGAAAGGatgtaaaatatacaatgcgaaaatatataaatgtacaATGTggaaatatgtaaaatgcTTAATGTATAatgcaaaaatatataaaatatacaatttggaaataagtataaatataaaaacgtGAAATGTAAGTGAgttaatatgaaaatgttaaaaCCTAAAATGGTAAAAATGTAAAGCGTAAAAACACATGGGaaaaacacaaaaaattacatttaccattaataataaacgTATTTATAAAAGGAACAAAGGTATGAGAAAAATTTTGTgataatttgtatatatataaatttatacgatgtaaaaaaaataatgcatacattaaatatatattaaata contains:
- a CDS encoding mitochondrial ribosomal protein L28 precursor, putative codes for the protein MPKNLNLFGKYLRRLGKSHKKGFKKKQIIHPIPVKAYGRVPSAASQTGLYHDEDYNYYTKVSYSLKKTRIKIKPNVFKKHIVSNILNTIIPSVRITTSALHAIDDAGGFDNYILRTPPEELRSNFGEKLRNVMYFYLSHPNVRNFTLPWKIFMSRFQQSDYYYAIFQHLKKKRLYELYKNKESGKYSPYYLPNDKSLHPQRQQFPINTEITGLNLWYNKNKILKKAFVDKLKEAKSFDQAYTDHHFIGSYRKGRGRGGGGKHGRTPRKRSKTYKYFEIRPY